The Deltaproteobacteria bacterium genomic interval TGCGCGGCGCCCTGCAGCGGGGCGGCGCCGAGGTGCTGGGGAACGCCTGCACGGTGCTGGAGCTGAAGGGCCAGCGGCTGCAGGTCCTCGGCCTGGACGACGCCTACACGGCGCACGCCCAGCCCGACCGCGCGCTGCGGCAGCTCCAGCCGGGCCTGCCCACCCTCGGCCTCTCCCACGTCCCGGAGGCGGCCGAGGCCCTCTGGCGCGGGGGCGTCCCCCTCGTCCTCTCGGGTCACACCCACGCCGGGCAGGTGACCGTGGCCCGCCTGCACGAGCTGGCCCTCGGCCGCTTCGCCGGCCACCGCTACGTGCACGGGCTCTACGGCAGCCGCACGGGCAAGGAGGGGGCGGTCTACGTGAGCGCGGGGATCGGGGCCTCGGTGATGCCGCTGCGCGTGGGCCAGGCGGGGCAGCGGGAGATCACGATCTTCGAGCTGGGCCTGCCACCGGCGAGCATTCCCGAGCCGTTGACGGAGCGCGAGCCCCTCAAGGGGAAGCGGCCCTCGGCGCGGAAGCTGCTCCGGCGGCGGCAGCGGATCGAGCGCCTGCGGCGGCGGCGGGAGAAGAAGAGCGACAAGGACTAGCGGGCTAGCTGCACTCCTCGCAGATCCCGTAGAGCTCCATCTTGTGCTTGACCACGGCGAAGCCGTACTCGCCCGCGACCTCCTCCTGCAGCTTCTCGATCCGAGTGTCGACGAACTCGACGATCTTGCCGCACTCGACGCAGATCAGGTGGTCGTGGTGGTCCTCGTCCTGGGCCGAGGGCTCGTAGCGGGCCTGGCCGTCGCCGAAGTGCCGCTCCTGGGCGAGGCCGGACTCCTTGAGGAGGCGGATGGTGCGGTAGACCGTCGCCTGGCTGACCTTGGGATCGATCGCCCGGACCCGGGAGAGGAGCTCGTCGACCCGGAGGTGCTCCTCGCTGGCGAAGAAGACGTCGACGATCAGATCGCGCTGGCGGGTGGACTTCAGCCCCTGCTCACTCAGGTAGGCGCGCAGGGCCTCCCTGGGATCCAGGTTCTGATCCTCGTCGGTGCTCGTCCCGTTCTTGTCCTGGCTCACGCCGGCCTCCCTCTTTCGGTCCGGAGAACGATTTTGAGAACCTAATACCGAGCGCGCCTCCGGTCACGCCCCGTGAGCGGGGCGGCGAGGGCGCCATTGACACCGGCCCACCCTCGCCCCTAATCGAGAGGGGAACAAAACGGGAGGAACCCCCCATGAAGCGCCTGATCGCCTTCGCCAGCATCTTCGCCCTCGCCCTGACCGCCGCCGCCTGTGGCGGCAAGCAGAAGAAGAACGAGAACGTCGTCACCGACGCTCCGCCCCCGCCGCCGCCGGCCCCGACCACCCCGACCTGCGGCGGCTGGATCGTCCTGGCCGAGATGCCCCTGGTCACCGCGGGTGGCTTCAACGCCGGCGCGCTCCAGCGCTCGCTCCTCGACGGCCTGCGCTCCGGTGGCTGCACCGGCGTGACCGCCATCCCGGCCGGCGCCGCGGCCCCGGTGCTCAAGCTCTCGGTCAAGGCCAGCAGCGTGGGCGCCAGCGGCGTGATCAACCTGACCGCCACCGACGCCAACACCGGCGAGCTGAAGTGGCGCTTCCAGGAGCGCGTCGGCCAGGGTGACGCCGGCACCGGCGCCGCCAACGGCCTCGGCCTGAAGATCGCGACCGCCCTGGGCGGCTGATCGACGATCCGGGTCGACGGGGGAGCGGTGCTCCCCCGGACCCATCAGGGAACGCGGGCGCAGGCGCTGCGGACGCGGGGATCGGGATCCTCGTCGGCCAGGCGCCGCGCCAGCTCCCCCGCCTCCTCTCCCCCGCCCCGGGCGGCCAGGGCCTCGCAGGCCACGGCCCGCACGGCGGGGTCGGTGGATTCGAGGAGGGGCATCAGCGCCACCGGCGCCGGGAGCGTGATCGGCGCGGCCTGGTAGCGCTGCACGCAGGTGGACCCCACCCAGGTGAGCACCAGCACCGCCAGGCCGAACTGCACGAAGGCCTTGCCGGCGTTGTAGCGGCCCTTGCGGACCAGGGTGAAGCGGTAGACGCCGAAGGCCAGCACGAAGCAGCCGAAGACGGCGGGCGGGACGACGTGGATCCAGCGTGGCAGGGTGCCGGCCTGGATCCGGGCCTCCACCGGCAGGGGCAACCCCAGCACGGTGATCCACACGCTCGCGAAGAGCAGCGCCCAGGCGGCGATGCGCAGGAAGGGGATCCAGGCCAGACCGGCGGCGACGACGAGACGACGTGGCATTTTTTGGTCCTACCTCACCGGCCCTGGAGGATGCCGAAGATCTCGTTGAGCCGCTGGTTCGCCTCGCCGTGACGCCCGTCGGCGAAGGCGCCGGTGGCCGAGGCGAGGACCGAGTCGACCTTGGTGCGCTTCTCGGCGTTGAGCTTGGCCTTCTTCCGGGCGGCGTTCAGCCGCGCCATCTTGGCCTGGATGAAGGCCTCGTCGATGGCGATGGCCTGCACCGCGCGCTCGAACTCCTCGACGGCGTCGGCGGCCTGCAGCCAGCGGCCCGCCTTGCTGTGCTGGTAGATCTGCTGCTGCAGGTTCGAGGCGTCCCCGGTGAGATCGCTCGGGAGGATCCCGCGGGCGCGCATCGTCTGCCGGGCCTTCTTGTGATCCCGCTCGACCTCCTTGCGGCCCACCCGCCGGCCGGGATCGCTCGCGGCCACCCGCGCGGGCGCGGCGGCCCCGGCGAGGGCAGCCTCCCGCAGGGCCAGGGCGGCCTCCCGCTCGGCCAGCGCCTTCTCCCGCCGCGCGAGGTCCGCCTCGCGGCCCGCCATCTTGCCCTCCCGCTCGACGAGCTTGCGGCTGGCCTCCGGATCCACGCCCCCACCGGCCGGGGAGACCGGCGCCGGGGTGGCCCCCACGTCCCGGGGCCGCGCCCCCTGGGTGATCAGGCGGGTCTTCTCGGCGTCGAGCACGGCGCGCTGGGAGTCGATCTCGGCCTCCCGCTGGGAGATCGCCGCCTCCCGCTCCAGGAGCTTGCGCTGCTGCTCGACCAGGGCCCGCAGATCGCTGCTCTGGGTGCCGTCGTCCAGGAGCTTCTTGCGGGCGCTCAGGATCTCCTGGCGCTGGCGCTTCAGCTCGGCCTCGCGCTCGGCGATCTGCCGGGCCTCGCTCTCGAGCTTCTCGGTGTCCGCCTGGACCACGATGGTGAGCTCGTCGTCCTGTCCTCCCTCTTCCGGGCAGCCGGGGAGGGCGAGCAGGAGCGCGCAGAGCGCGAGCGGCGGGAGCAGGGCGTGTCTCATGAGGGGCTCCTCTCGGGGGCCGAGGGGACGTCGAGGATCTCGTGGAGGATGATGGGCTCGCTGCGACCCTTCACCCGGGTGGGGGGCAGGGCGCGCGTCTGCACGCGATCGCCGAGCTGCGAGTGGGTCTGGGGCGAGATGAGGATCTGGCCGGGGCCGGCGGCGCTCTCGAAGCGCTGGGCCATGTTCACGGTGTGGCCGATGACCGTGTACTCCATCCGGCTCTCGGCCCCGACGTTGCCGGCGACCGCGAGGCCGGTGTTGATGCCGATGCCCACGTTCACCACCAGCTTGCCGTCCTGGTGGCGCTGCCAGTTGAGCGCGCCGATCCGCTGCTGGATCTCCCAGGCGGTCCGCACGGCGTTGAGCTCGGGGTCGGGCACGGCCCGGGGGGCGCCCCACACCGCCATGATCGCGTCGCCGATGAACTTGTTGATGACCCCGTGGTGGCGGTTCACGGCGTCCACGATGATCTCGAAGTAGGCGTTGAGCAGGGTGAAGATCACGTGGGGATCCTCGCGCTCGGAGGTGCTGCTGAAGTCGCGCATGTCGAGGAAGAGCACGGTCACCTGGCGGGTCTCGCCCGAGAGGTCGGCCTCCCCCTCCTTGCCGCCCAGGAGGTGCTCGGCGATCTCGTCGGAGACGTAGCGCCCCAGGGTGGAGCGCAGCCGCTCGCGTTGCTTGAGGCCCGCGACCATCACGTTGAAGGCGGCCGCCAGGCGCCCCACCTCGTCGCGGGTCTCCAGGGGCGGCACCCCCTGCTCGAGATCCCCCTCGGCCACCCGCCCCATGGCGTCCGCCACCCGGCGGATCGGGCCGGCGAGGCGCCCCGAGAGGAAGATCGCCATCCCCAGGGCGAGGATCATCAAGCCCCCCACGAGCCCGGCGCTCTGGAGGAGCGCGACGCGGGCCCGGCGATCGGCCTCCAGGGTGGACATCCCGATCCGCAGCTGCCCCAGGACCTCCCCCGAGGGGGTCTTCAGCTTGACGGCCAGGCTCTGGTGGACGTTCACCTTGGCGCTGCCCGCGGCGAGCTGCTCCAGCACCTGCGCATGGCCCCCGGCGATCCAGACGTCGGCCAGGGCGG includes:
- a CDS encoding metallophosphoesterase, translated to MDQGAQDGGRAPRRGRRFDPAEAIHQRAARLRFQQRRFAGCQSHADLLEQPLRVVQLTDLHVGRITPEEVQWTAVDLANDAAPDLVCLTGDYVAHSQVYLSLLEELVRRIEAPVLAVMGNHDHWAGVGEVRGALQRGGAEVLGNACTVLELKGQRLQVLGLDDAYTAHAQPDRALRQLQPGLPTLGLSHVPEAAEALWRGGVPLVLSGHTHAGQVTVARLHELALGRFAGHRYVHGLYGSRTGKEGAVYVSAGIGASVMPLRVGQAGQREITIFELGLPPASIPEPLTEREPLKGKRPSARKLLRRRQRIERLRRRREKKSDKD
- a CDS encoding HEAT repeat domain-containing protein: MPRRLVVAAGLAWIPFLRIAAWALLFASVWITVLGLPLPVEARIQAGTLPRWIHVVPPAVFGCFVLAFGVYRFTLVRKGRYNAGKAFVQFGLAVLVLTWVGSTCVQRYQAAPITLPAPVALMPLLESTDPAVRAVACEALAARGGGEEAGELARRLADEDPDPRVRSACARVP
- a CDS encoding transcriptional repressor, with translation MSQDKNGTSTDEDQNLDPREALRAYLSEQGLKSTRQRDLIVDVFFASEEHLRVDELLSRVRAIDPKVSQATVYRTIRLLKESGLAQERHFGDGQARYEPSAQDEDHHDHLICVECGKIVEFVDTRIEKLQEEVAGEYGFAVVKHKMELYGICEECS
- a CDS encoding adenylate/guanylate cyclase domain-containing protein, producing the protein MPQVPPEAVALPPVKRSLRFKLMGFAALVALLGGGLPAGYLVLRARGAERARIGAQLKQLGSTIAGGGLFADGSGGIDPAALAAFVDNAPSLRLPLAYVVVVDEEGRVDTGASALSPVVLREIDPALADVWIAGGHAQVLEQLAAGSAKVNVHQSLAVKLKTPSGEVLGQLRIGMSTLEADRRARVALLQSAGLVGGLMILALGMAIFLSGRLAGPIRRVADAMGRVAEGDLEQGVPPLETRDEVGRLAAAFNVMVAGLKQRERLRSTLGRYVSDEIAEHLLGGKEGEADLSGETRQVTVLFLDMRDFSSTSEREDPHVIFTLLNAYFEIIVDAVNRHHGVINKFIGDAIMAVWGAPRAVPDPELNAVRTAWEIQQRIGALNWQRHQDGKLVVNVGIGINTGLAVAGNVGAESRMEYTVIGHTVNMAQRFESAAGPGQILISPQTHSQLGDRVQTRALPPTRVKGRSEPIILHEILDVPSAPERSPS